GTGTGAATCCTTGGACAGAAGCCCGTCCCCAGATCCGCTacattcccccccgccccccatttttCTCTTCCGTAGGTTCTCTGATGTAGCGTTAGCGGTCACTCATGACCGAAGGTCCTCAACTCCACACTTCCTACCACCGTTTGGTCGGGCCGATATCCGGGGACGGATGACCTAGAGCTCGGTATTCCCACAATCATTCCTGTCATTCCTCTCTAAGGGTGCGGGAAGGCTTGCGTATGCATGTATTTGTATCGTTTCCGTTAGGAATGATGGGGTCCAGTCTGGTAAGGGATGAGCTATGACTTAAGGCTTTTCCAGGTCCGAGCAAATGTGAGGCGGGCCTACCCAGTATGAGTTCTCTGGTGCTTGGTGAGGGACGAGCTGTGTGTGAAGGCCTTCCCGCAGTCCCTGCACTCATACGGCTTCTCTCCCGTGTGGATCCGCCGGTGCTGCGTGAGGTGGGTGCTCTGCCTGAACGATTTCCCACAGTCCTGACACTCGTAGGGCTTCTCCCCAGTGTGCGTGCGCTCGTGCTGGCTGAGCGATGAGCTGTGACTGAAGGACTTTCCGCACTCATTGCAGCCGTAGGGCTTTTCCTTGGTGTGGATCCTCTGGTGTTCCACGAGAAGGGAGCTCTGGCTGAAGGCCCGGCCGCACGCGTTACACTCGTAcggcttctcgcccgtgtgcGTCCTCTGGTGCTGCACGAGCGGGGCCAGCTGGCTGAAGGCCCGGCCGCACTCGCGGCACTCGTagggcttctcgcccgtgtggaTGCGCTGGTGCTTGGTCAGGGACGAGCTGTGGCCGAAGGCCTTGCCGCAGTCGCCGCACTCGTACGGCCTCTCCCCGGTGTGGACCCTCTGGTGCTGGGTGAGGTGCGTGCTCTGGCGGAAGGCCTTGCCGCACTGGCCGCACTCGTACGGCTTCTCGCCGGTGTGCGTGCGCTCGTGCTGGCTGAGGGACGAGCTGTGGCTGAAGGTCTTCCCGCACTCGTTGCAGCCGTAGGGCCGCTCGCCCGTGTGGATCCTGCGGTGCTCGGTGAGCAGCGTGCTCTGGCTGAAGGCCTTGCCGCAGTCGCCGCACTCGTACGGCCGCTCGCCCGTGTGCGTCCTCTGGTGCTGCACGAGCGGCGTGATCTGCGTGAAGGCCTTGCCGCACTCCAGGCACTCGTagggcttctcgcccgtgtggaTGCGCTGGTGCTTGGTCAGGGACGAGCTGTGGCCGAAGGCCTTGCCGCAGTCCCCGCAGCGGTACGGCCTCTCCCCGGTGTGGACCCGCACGTGCTGGCTGAGGTGGATGCTCTGGCGGAAGGCCTTGCCGCACTGGCCGCACTCGTACGGCTTCTCGCCGGTGTGCGTGCGCTCGTGCTGGCTGAAGGACGAGCGGAAGCTGAAGGCCTTGCCGCACTCGCCGCACTCGTACGGCTTCTCGCCCGTGT
The sequence above is a segment of the Leopardus geoffroyi isolate Oge1 chromosome E2, O.geoffroyi_Oge1_pat1.0, whole genome shotgun sequence genome. Coding sequences within it:
- the ZNF135 gene encoding zinc finger protein 135 gives rise to the protein MTAGLLTAGAPEQVTFEDVVVDFTQEEWGQLEPAQRTLYRDVMLETFRLLVSVDLETRPQTKVSTPTQDITEGIRTSALAERFLWDSLWYSEGDDAEGCRRQSRQSHVVKTPMQQQQQQQRQGDGSGGNFSLSPRFPTQPTTPERQGLHVPGTRGGRGKPDPGLHAERETHAKAKPYECQACGKAFGHSSALLEHHRTHTGERPYECPECGKGFRNSSALTKHQRIHTGEKPYRCPQCGKTFNQIAPLVQHQRTHTGEKPYECGECGKAFSFRSSFSQHERTHTGEKPYECGQCGKAFRQSIHLSQHVRVHTGERPYRCGDCGKAFGHSSSLTKHQRIHTGEKPYECLECGKAFTQITPLVQHQRTHTGERPYECGDCGKAFSQSTLLTEHRRIHTGERPYGCNECGKTFSHSSSLSQHERTHTGEKPYECGQCGKAFRQSTHLTQHQRVHTGERPYECGDCGKAFGHSSSLTKHQRIHTGEKPYECRECGRAFSQLAPLVQHQRTHTGEKPYECNACGRAFSQSSLLVEHQRIHTKEKPYGCNECGKSFSHSSSLSQHERTHTGEKPYECQDCGKSFRQSTHLTQHRRIHTGEKPYECRDCGKAFTHSSSLTKHQRTHTG